The following proteins are encoded in a genomic region of Thalassophryne amazonica chromosome 5, fThaAma1.1, whole genome shotgun sequence:
- the tmem127 gene encoding transmembrane protein 127: MSMYAPPGCGVPGGRRRRAATSLPKQPERSLVSALPGALSITALCTALAEPAWLRVHGGTCPRQELGVADVLGSIDPKLLDDYCVNPQTILLLRVIAAFCFLGILCSLTAFLLDVFGPKHPALKITRRYAFAHILTVLQCATVIGFCYWASELILSLQQQHKKYHGSLIYVTFAISFYLVAGAGGASILATAANLLRHYPTEEEEQALELLSEMEDSSETFPADYDIANQFQPPPAYTP; this comes from the exons ATGAGCATGTACGCTCCGCCTGGTTGTGGTGTTCCCGGGGGCCGGAGGAGGAGAGCGGCCACCTCTCTGCCCAAGCAGCCGGAGCGGAGCCTGGTGTCGGCGCTGCCCGGAGCGCTGTCCATCACCGCCCTCTGCACGGCTCTGGCCGAACCCGCCTGGCTCCGCGTCCACGGAGGCACCTGTCCAAGGCAAGAGCTCGGAGTGGCGGATGTCTTGGGGTCCATTGACCCCAAGCTACTGGACG atTATTGTGTGAACCCACAGACCATCTTACTGCTCAGGGTGATTGCTGCCTTCTGTTTTTTGGGGATCCTCTGCAGCCTGACTGCCTTCCTACTGGACGTGTTTGGACCCAAACACCCTGCTCTAAAGATCACACGCAGATATGCATTTGCACACATTCTCACAG tgCTGCAGTGCGCCACAGTGATCGGCTTCTGCTACTGGGCCTCGGAGCTCATCCTGTCCCTACAGCAGCAACACAAAAAGTACCATGGCTCCCTCATCTACGTCACCTTTGCTATTAGCTTCTACCTGGTGGCAGGAGCAGGCGGAGCTTCTATCCTCGCCACGGCCGCAAACCTCCTGCGCCACTACCCCACCGAGGAGGAGGAGCAAGCTTTGGAGCTGCTGTCGGAGATGGAGGACAGCAGTGAAACTTTTCCCGCTGATTATGACATTGCCAACCAGTTTCAGCCACCACCTGCCTACACGCCCTAA